In Listeria cossartiae subsp. cossartiae, the following proteins share a genomic window:
- a CDS encoding DegV family protein, which translates to MNEKIAVVTDSTTYLPDEVKEQLRIHVVPLSVIIDGKSYREGEELSAADFYQKVKEAESFPTSSQPAPGEFIQLFESLKEQGFDTVVSIHLSSGISGTFQNAASAGELIEGLNVVAYDSELSCMAQGMFAVKAAEMALANKPLDEIIQELDKIKQAQNAYFMVDDLNNLQRGGRLNGAQALVGSLLQIKPILHFDDKQIVLFEKVRTQKKALKRIEDILQTAIQNKTAEKAYVIHGNDPEKGEAWLAHLEAKFPEVIFELSYFGPVIGTHLGEGALGLTWSIK; encoded by the coding sequence ATGAACGAAAAAATAGCAGTGGTTACTGACAGCACAACTTATTTGCCAGATGAAGTGAAAGAGCAGCTACGAATTCATGTCGTGCCACTTTCTGTAATAATTGATGGGAAATCTTATCGCGAAGGTGAGGAGTTATCTGCGGCCGATTTTTACCAAAAAGTAAAAGAAGCCGAAAGTTTTCCAACGTCCTCTCAACCTGCCCCAGGAGAATTCATTCAATTATTTGAATCGCTGAAAGAACAAGGTTTTGATACAGTAGTCAGTATTCATCTATCAAGTGGAATTAGTGGTACTTTTCAAAATGCAGCTTCAGCGGGAGAGCTAATTGAAGGGCTCAATGTAGTTGCTTATGATTCAGAACTTTCTTGTATGGCACAAGGAATGTTTGCTGTGAAAGCAGCTGAAATGGCTTTAGCAAATAAACCATTAGATGAAATTATCCAAGAATTAGATAAAATAAAACAAGCGCAAAATGCTTATTTTATGGTAGATGATTTAAATAATCTCCAACGCGGAGGTCGTTTGAACGGAGCCCAAGCACTTGTTGGTAGCTTGCTTCAAATCAAGCCGATTCTCCATTTTGATGATAAACAAATTGTCTTATTTGAAAAAGTAAGAACGCAAAAGAAAGCACTAAAACGTATTGAAGATATTCTGCAAACAGCTATTCAAAACAAAACGGCAGAAAAAGCTTACGTTATTCACGGAAACGACCCAGAAAAAGGTGAAGCGTGGCTGGCCCATTTAGAAGCGAAATTTCCAGAAGTAATATTCGAATTGAG
- the degU gene encoding two-component system response regulator DegU: MALKIMIVDDHQLFREGIKRILELEDSFEVVAEAENGKNIVAKVREYKPDIVLMDINMPTVNGLDATEMLVRQFPSIKVIVLTIHDTDEYVTEALRAGAVGYLLKEMDAHELVEAVKIVDNGGAYIHPRVAIKLIREYRHLASTNTSQGVYGYQQPEVKMPLHILTHRECEVLQLLTDGKSNRGIGETLFISEKTVKNHVSSILQKMKVNDRTQAVVTAIKHGWVYIR, encoded by the coding sequence ATGGCACTCAAAATCATGATTGTAGATGATCATCAGTTGTTTCGCGAAGGTATCAAGCGAATTTTAGAGTTGGAAGATTCTTTTGAGGTCGTAGCGGAAGCTGAAAATGGTAAAAATATCGTAGCAAAAGTTCGCGAATATAAACCAGATATTGTTTTAATGGATATTAATATGCCTACTGTGAACGGACTTGACGCAACAGAAATGTTAGTACGTCAATTTCCTAGTATTAAAGTAATCGTTTTGACTATTCATGACACAGATGAATATGTAACAGAGGCACTCAGAGCTGGAGCAGTCGGCTATTTATTAAAAGAAATGGACGCGCATGAACTTGTAGAAGCAGTTAAAATTGTTGATAATGGAGGCGCGTATATTCATCCGCGTGTAGCGATTAAATTAATTCGCGAATACCGCCATTTAGCAAGTACAAACACTTCGCAAGGCGTATACGGCTATCAACAACCAGAAGTGAAAATGCCATTACACATCTTAACACATAGAGAGTGCGAGGTATTACAACTTCTTACCGATGGAAAAAGTAACCGCGGAATTGGGGAAACACTTTTCATCAGTGAAAAAACAGTAAAAAACCATGTAAGTAGTATTTTACAAAAAATGAAAGTGAATGATAGGACTCAAGCGGTGGTAACGGCAATTAAGCACGGCTGGGTATACATTCGCTAA
- a CDS encoding YigZ family protein, whose amino-acid sequence MLDHYLTIHSDGKHEIIIEKSRFICHIKRVTTEFEAQTFIQAIKKEHRDATHNCSAYIIGENDQFQKAHDDGEPSGTAGVPMLEVLKKKSLKNVAVVVTRYFGGTKLGAGGLVRAYGSAVSEAIQTIGMVECKLATIVECSFAYPLLGKIENALEQKAYQIDRKEFTEKVVLHVFVDNDELQDFFHWITEIANGQLEYKEGPQKYREKDVT is encoded by the coding sequence ATGTTGGATCATTATTTAACCATCCATAGCGATGGAAAACACGAAATAATTATTGAAAAATCTCGCTTTATTTGCCATATTAAGCGAGTGACAACAGAATTTGAAGCACAAACATTCATTCAAGCAATCAAAAAAGAGCACCGCGATGCTACCCATAATTGTTCTGCCTATATAATAGGAGAAAATGACCAATTTCAAAAAGCACATGATGACGGAGAACCAAGCGGAACAGCTGGCGTCCCCATGTTAGAAGTTTTAAAAAAGAAATCTTTAAAAAATGTAGCTGTCGTAGTAACTCGTTATTTTGGTGGAACAAAACTAGGCGCTGGTGGTCTAGTTCGCGCTTACGGTAGTGCTGTTAGCGAAGCCATCCAAACAATCGGCATGGTCGAATGTAAACTAGCCACTATTGTCGAATGCTCTTTCGCCTATCCATTGCTCGGAAAAATCGAAAATGCGCTTGAACAAAAAGCATATCAAATCGATCGTAAAGAATTCACTGAAAAAGTGGTGCTCCATGTATTTGTCGATAACGACGAACTACAAGATTTTTTTCACTGGATTACAGAAATTGCCAATGGTCAACTTGAATATAAAGAAGGACCACAAAAATATAGAGAAAAGGATGTCACTTAG